The DNA window CTCATGGACTGGAACAGCATCGCCGACCAGCCACTCAATCTATCCGCCTGCGAATCCCTGCCGCGCAACCTCTATGCACCAGCATGCTGTACGCTCCGCGATTTGCTCCTCAACAATATCGACATAACTGCCATCCCACGGCGTTCCTTCTTAAAGAACATGTCCTACTTCTCTTCAGACGAATACCATCGTGAACGATTGCTAGAGTTCACCATGACCGAGTACATGGACGAATACTTTGACTACGCCACACGATCccgccgcagcatcatcgaagTCCTCGATGAATTCACCTCCGTCAAGATCCCAGCCGAGCGCCTCCTCGACGTCTTCCCCTTGATCCGCGGCCGCGACTTTAGCATCGCCAACGGGGGCACATCGGCAAACCATCCTTCAAATAAAGACACTACCAACGTCGAGCTTCTAGTCGCCATGGTGAAATACCGCACCATCTTGCGCAAGCCCCGAGAAGGCCTCTGCTCCCGCTATCTCGCCAGCCTCCATCCCGGCTCAACCCTGCGCGTCTCCTACAAACCCGTCCTCTCACCCATCCATGGCACCGCAAATTCCCAGAGACCGCTTATAGCCATGGCCACAGGCACCGGCGTCGCCCCCGTCCGATGCCTCATCCACGAACGCCTCACAcatcccagcccagcgcccatgatcatcttcttcggcaatCGTAATCGCGCGGCAGATtacttcttcaaagacgaaTGGCGCGCGCTCTCCGAGGAAGCGGCGAAAAAGAACACCGAGCTTTTGGTGTTTACGGCCTTTTCGAGAGATCAGCGCGAAAAGATTTACGTGCAAGACTTGGTTCGCCGAGAAGCGCcgaggctggagaagctgataCCCCAAAGAGCCATTTTTGCCGTCTGTGGGGGCTCCTCCAGGATGGCTGATTCGTGTAAGCGTGCGGTTTTTGATCCCTTTATCGAAGGAGGCGATGAGGAAGCAAGGAAGGACATGTTGGAAGCCATAACGTGGTGGCAAGAAATTTGGTAGACAAACTTGCGTGAGAATCTTTTTTGTGTGAAGCAAAGGATAGACTGAGCGTGTATTAGGATAGTATCAGCTATTGATGCCTTACTTTCCTCGGGATTGAACCACTCCGAGTTATTGTATATGTACTAATTCGGCCAAGATGTCGTCTGTATAATACAAAACATTAAACGTGGAAAATCCTCTGCTTGTTATAGAGACATGCCTACACCATTCATATATGTTTGCTCTGATATCTTGCCCTGTTGGCACATGAGTATTGTGACAAAAATAGCGAACACTACAGTTGTCAGTAGAATTATGGCTTATATCGTCACAAATATTATTTCATGCATTCCAGTCGGCAGTGATAACCGCTTAAGGCCCTCCAGTATCACCAAAAGCCGTTAGACATGTATAATACATATCATAATTCTAatgcttttctttgctttttaatGTAGATAAGAATTTATTGTACTAAATAAAAGAGAAATTATAAATAGGGGGTAAAAAGGAGACAAGTAGCATAAGTAGTGGTATAATCCTCCTTGAAGCTCCTATCGTAGTATTTCTTTGTAAATACACCCAGTCGGTCTGAACCCATACCTAGAATACCATGACCCTAAAATACATTTGCCCACGCTTCCAAAAACTCCAATCATGGCGCTACAATACATAAGAAAACATTTGGTGAGAGGTATGGGGAGAAGGACacagaaaaaggaaaatagaggaaaaagaaggtgTACGAGCTTGGCGCTCATGCTGCTAAATCAGTGTAAAGGTTTGGCCATCGTCGACTTTTAGTCTTCCCAACTATATCGTTTTTCTGCCATCTGGGGAATGTGGACAATATCGTTTCCATCTATACGTTCCTCTGCTTGCAAAGATTCAGAATCCATTATATCCTGACTTAGATATTGCTCCCCACTCCTCTCCTGTGTGTTTTCGGCAGAAAGGGTACCTCTATGCGATCGAGCCATGGAAAAGGTAGCTTGGCGTGACATTTCCTGCATCATTcgatcttcttcttctgtatAGTTACTTCCCAGACTATGATCAGAAAGGTGGCAGTCAGCATTAAATCGAGGCGTGAagtcgccatcaccatcacgaTTTTCCTGGCTGACGATTTGCGCCAACATGATGCTGTGTCTAAGCGACTCAAGATTTTCCGGAAGATTGCCCAGGCACTCAATGTGTGTTGGATCGATCGGGGTTTTCTGACAAGCTATAGACGATAAAGCGGCTTTGGACTGCAATGCGACCGGATTATCCGAGTGTTGCGTGCTTGCTTGACTTGTATCTAATTGCACGATATTGTCGTTGTATTGCCCATCTGAAGATTGACCTGCGGCCGATACGGTGGTTGCGTTCGTGGAGCTATGGCTATTGTATCCTGACCCAGAGGAGATGGGCGAAGGCGATCCTGGAAACGATGCTGTCCCCAGCCCAGATCTTGGAGAGACTGGGGTTATCTCCCTGCTCGAAGTTGTATGGGTTGGACTGGCAATATATGTAATTGCTTTCTCTTGAGGCATAACAATTTTTAGCGACGCACGATACTCAGGTGGAGATCCTCGAAGCTGTCTTTCGATCTTCTTCTGTGCTACTTCATAGGGGCTGATGTTCTGTATAGTATCAGCGTCCAAAGTCCCATTGCCGATTATTGAAATACTGTCGACGTCTCCATCGCTGGCATCAAGCTCTACTGGAGCCAAGGGAGCGGGGAGCTCCACGGGAGCTGTTGGAACAGCAAGTTCGCAAACTACTGACTCTGCCACAGTCACTCCCTCGGATTTTGAGGCAGCGACGGTAGGATTTATAGTAGCATTGTTACTTTTGAACAAGTTCCATATTGGAACTTCGAAACATTTGGCATGTTTAGATATCCTGGGCGTAACCGAACCCTTGGTAGATTTGCTGTCATTCACTTCTGTTTCGTCGCCTTTTGTCTCCGATTTCCTTCGGCGGCACAGGTAGCACACGCTCACCAGACAGAATATACACAGCAAGATGGCTCCAACAGCGATGCCTACTAATTGCGCTGTGCGTAGCTTGGTACCGGCTTGTGTTGGTGGCCCTGGGTAAGGACTGTTATTTGGCTGCTTGATCGGCATCAAATTTGCATCTGCTACCGGCTGCTGAGGAAATTTGGCTTGGTATATAGAAAATACGGCCTCGTCATATTTTGTTATCAGGTACGCTTCCTGTAAAAATGATCGGCCAATGACGATTGAAGAGTCATTTTGAGTCCTCCGCAGTGCAAAGTATGGGACAGCTGGGTCTCCATATTTGATAGCTCGATGCTTGAATGGATATTGTAATAGTCCGACGAATGCTTGCATTGGCACGGTGATATTTACTAGTCCCGGTACATTCAAAGGGGATCCAAAGTTATCATGGTTGTCGAAGCTTGAGAGGCTAAACGTAAAAGTAAACGAGTTGGCTGATCCAAAGGCATTATACTGCTCATTCGTGAGAGTATACAAATCAAAGGTGCTGTTATAGGTCAAGTTGAAAGCATCTGCGAACTGATCACACACGGCGTTCGGTAGCCACAGATAGGGAGTAGTGCTATCAATCAAGGCCGTAAAAGAATTGTCCCAGCTTGAAAGGCTGGAGATCAGAGAGTCCCATTTCTTCGGCTTTTCGGTGTCGTTATTCGCAGAAGCTTCGATGCCCCGAACTAAAGCGCGAGGCATATTATCCTGAGGAGTTAATGTGAAGTCAACGTCGTGCGGGACATATCTAGCTGTGTCAGAGCCCCCTAAAGTAATAGAAACTGGGATATTTCCTATTCTCTCAAATTAGCGCTATCCATTGGATACGAGCAACTTCTCACATACGATAAGAGGCACCGGCAGTATAGCCGTAGCTATAGCTGGGAATCCATCCAAAGGTGCGGACGGCTTGGGTCAAAGGCGACTGAGCTACCTCATTACCAAAGCTGCCCTGAGTAATCCCTAGCCCAAAAAGACCTATGTAATAGTCTGTTGAATTGATGGCAGACATGAGAACATTGGACATTCCAAAACCAATGTCGGTAATGGAGCTGTATGCGTTGACTGTGTCGAGCCCATATTGGCCGTTTCCACCGTATCCTAGATAATCCAACCCGAGCTGCCAAATTCCCATGTAGGACCAATGTTTGGATTCAAATGGCGTATAAATGCCGccacgagaagaagaacagtGCGGTTCTTCTATGAGATCCAATTCAACTCCTTGGCTGGACGGAGGAGTGAGATGTTGACGAGTGGGATCCCCGAGATGTCTTGCAAGCGGCGGACCTCGATCATGTTGAGATGGCGACGTATTTTGTAAACATCCTCCGGGTCCTATTGCCCAAAACTCGGAAAGCGATGTACTCAAGAGAACGTTGACAAGGTCTGAATTTGACCCCAGCAAAACCTTGATTGTCGACCAGTTCCCGTCAATTCCAAGCCTACCAAGTCAAGGTCAGATACATACATGACCTGAACTCATTGCGGCATTCATGGGTAGTCAGATATATAAAAGGAATAATAGCATACCATTCTCCAGCATCGAATGCCACCGGTGACGGCTCGTTCGCGTAGACAATACCAGCTACTGTCGCAATAATTACTAGAGCACCAAGACGCATTTCGTCGACGCCAGTGCTGCAACGCCGAAGCTTCGCGCGCCAAGAGGAGGACTCCCAGGTTGTGGCACTGCTGGGAACCCAAGGCTTGGTATCATGAGAACCTCTCAGCTTCCGTTATATCACTACCACGGTACTGTATCCATGGGGTTTAATCGCGTGGTGTGACGGAATCCGCAGCGTTCAGAGAGCGCTATAGCTCGTGGTCCGGCAGGTTTACGCAGCGAGAACGCTTTGTTCTTGGGTACCATGAAATTCTCGAAGAATCCGATCGTGCTGTATgtatgaagaagaacgaCGGATAGAAATGCAAGGCTTTGGACACCTTCCAACGGGCCCTCGGATGGCTGGCCGGGGAGGGTACCTTGTGCCAGGCACTGACTGGAAGCTGCTAATGAGCATGCACAGATGCTAGGCCGATCTCCTAGGATATGGGGCCTGGAGCTTCcttgtcgccgccgccctcgacAACTTTGCCCAAGGGATGGACCTTTACTCTGCACACTCGCCACAGATCCAACGAGAGGGGCCACTTGAAGCATTCCATATCAGTTTGCGACAGACAGGGCCCTGTCCCAGATGTCTAATAGTGAAGCCCGCTACGATGAGCCTAGCAACGCCAAATTGTGCCGGCCATCAAGCCGCCGATGGCTCGCGGAAGCGCTAATGCTAGTACTGCAGTAATACCTGGCCGCCAAAATGGGACCAGATGGGGAACGGTTTCAGTTGCTAATATCCTGCTGGGGTTACACTTGGAACGCTTCACGCGTCCTGGGTACAGGTACACTGATATGTTCCTCGGTCAAGTCATCTCCAAGTCTCCAGCTCTATATATTAGCTAGCGGTTCGAAGCAGTAGCAATGCCCTGTCGTCTACATACCTTTGCAGGGCAGATTATTGAGTTAGCATCGGTCGAGACGATCTACGCTTGACCGCCTCCGTTCTGTCACCCATGGTTTCGGGGTCAGCAAAGCCCGCTCCTCATGTCTTGGAAGTTAACGCAGGGAGGACACGCAAGCTTACTATAGAAAAACATCCCTTATAATAACACGTACGTACCGCTGTCAAGTCTTTTCAACAAACTCGATAACCATACCATGCTGGAATACACATCTGATCAGCGGCAGAAGGTTAAAAACGGCAGTGCGAAAGAAATTTGGCGACGTATCCGGTGACCAGACTTACTGGGCTTTCTCGGCCCAATTGTCGTGTAAGTCAAACATTTCGGACAAGGCAGGAAAATAGTCTTACTGCCTCGGTTTTTCCAGGCGTCTCAATGTTTCAGACATTCTCAAGACAGCATCAACGCTAAGCTTGATACGCATTGCCCACATACCTGACCTGGTGGCGACCCTGAGCTCGGTGTGGCGGCGTACGTAGTGCGCGCAACATTTGTTGTTGTAGTACGGATACGACATACAGAGCAGTGTATTGCCAGCCGCGTTATGTCGTCGGAATGTCCATGTTCCTCAATAGCTACGACTTCCATACGCAAGGCAGCTGGCCGAATATGAAGCTCTCGGCTCTTCTCAGAAACTGCAAAACGACGCCAACTATGGAGTACTCCAGGTGTCTCTtaagaaatgagaagagtGACTGGGGTAAGGCCTTTGATCAGCAGCGCTTGTTACAGCatctggagatggaggcccACTGATCAGATGGGCTGGAGCCGGGATTGCCATCCGCCCCACCTCTACGCTCTTCTTTGAAGCAGTTTGTCTGTGTGAACTGCGTACTGTAACACACGACGGACTGGCCTGGCCATTTGAGCATGGACAGCGCTACTGCCTGGAATCACGCCAGCATTCTGCGTCCCGCAGGTAGCCAACAGTATCGGGGGGCTGAAAGTCTGGCACGCGCCAACACTTTGCTGCTGGTTCGTCGAATGCGTTTACGTCTTGTGCGCAAGTAAAGTGCTGACGGGGGATCGTCTGCCGGAGCTAAGCTCCCTGCCATGCACCACTAGCAGCGTTAGCACGGCTACTGGCTGTATATGAAGCAGCACTGTACCAGTAATTCCATCCAGAGAATTCACCAGCTGAGATGGTCAAGTGTCCAGGCCTCTGCTAGTGATGGTACGAGTAACGGTGAAGTTGCAAAGTTTGGGAGCAGGTTTGAGGTGGTCAAACGCGGATTTACTTTTTAGCACCCCGGCTTAACAGGCACAGGTGGTTGAGGTAGAAGTTACCTAGGAGTGCTCCAAATATGCCGCCTTGCCACGGTGAGAGCCGCTGTACTCGCTACAAAACGACGTTATCACACAAGCTCCTTCCTCGTTGCAAATGAACAAAAGACTACATGACGAGAACATTATCAACCTAAATTACTGGACTTCTTGCCTCTTCTAGCGTCAACCATTCAACTAGATACTGACTGTACAAGCGCCTCATGATATTTAAGTTGCCTCAAAAGTTACCCTGGATCTTTGAATGGAATTGGTCACGGAACCAAGGCTGCGACAGGTCTTCATGCCTGGATCCTCAAACAGCGTCTACTTCGTATGTGTTCTAGAAAATATTCACAGACAGTGCCAGGTCTAACTGCTATCAGGCCAATATTATACCTAAAGCGACAAAGGACGTCCATCATTACTCAGTTCCCGAAGCCGTGGCCGTCATTTTCGCAGCGCCTGGCAGCTGAGAAATCGAGCTACTCGCCTCAAGGAAATGGTAAACTGCCAACAGCGAGAAAGGCAGACAGACGACCCGTGACACAACCCTTGTAGCAACGCCAGGAACATGGCCTATCAATGGCATGCCTCTGGCTGCCAAGCTCTCCGCACTACTCCACATAGCTGCTAGTAACAGCCGCTAGAAATGCAAGGGAAATGCGGATTACAGGCCGTCTGATCAGAATTCGGCATTACCGTTGCAGTCGGGACCAGCTGAGCCAAGGGAGTGGTGTCTCGGAATAcgaacaaaaagaaacgtTCAGTTCCCATCTGCGAAATAGCTCGCAATAGCCACTCTTATGCATCCGCTATTTGAACGGAGCATCCACCCGACATGCGTTATTGGACGCTAAGAAAGACTGCTAGCAAGGGAGAACAAGCTCGTTACTGACAGCTGAGATTGGGCAAGCCGCTAAGATCCGCGTAACAATCTCGTCCAAGATAATAATTTATGGTTTTGGCTTCACTGCAGCTCAGCCAATGCCATACATGGGCTAATCGCGGGAAGCGAGCCGCGAAGCTTGAAATGAGAGGGCATTATTTGCCACTACATCCGCCCTGCATCGGAGGCTTGGAGCCCGCCAAGTATACGCAGCCGTGACCTTGCCGTGCGTCACACAGATGCTCCTTTGGCTTGGCCCAGCCATATGTATAATGCGGGAAATTTTGACGAGGGA is part of the Trichoderma atroviride chromosome 1, complete sequence genome and encodes:
- a CDS encoding uncharacterized protein (EggNog:ENOG41~TransMembrane:1 (n3-13c18/19o483-505i)~SECRETED:SignalP(1-18)), with product MRLGALVIIATVAGIVYANEPSPVAFDAGEWLGIDGNWSTIKVLLGSNSDLVNVLLSTSLSEFWAIGPGGCLQNTSPSQHDRGPPLARHLGDPTRQHLTPPSSQGVELDLIEEPHCSSSRGGIYTPFESKHWSYMGIWQLGLDYLGYGGNGQYGLDTVNAYSSITDIGFGMSNVLMSAINSTDYYIGLFGLGITQGSFGNEVAQSPLTQAVRTFGWIPSYSYGYTAGASYRNIPVSITLGGSDTARYVPHDVDFTLTPQDNMPRALVRGIEASANNDTEKPKKWDSLISSLSSWDNSFTALIDSTTPYLWLPNAVCDQFADAFNLTYNSTFDLYTLTNEQYNAFGSANSFTFTFSLSSFDNHDNFGSPLNVPGLVNITVPMQAFVGLLQYPFKHRAIKYGDPAVPYFALRRTQNDSSIVIGRSFLQEAYLITKYDEAVFSIYQAKFPQQPVADANLMPIKQPNNSPYPGPPTQAGTKLRTAQLVGIAVGAILLCIFCLVSVCYLCRRRKSETKGDETEVNDSKSTKGSVTPRISKHAKCFEVPIWNLFKSNNATINPTVAASKSEGVTVAESVVCELAVPTAPVELPAPLAPVELDASDGDVDSISIIGNGTLDADTIQNISPYEVAQKKIERQLRGSPPEYRASLKIVMPQEKAITYIASPTHTTSSREITPVSPRSGLGTASFPGSPSPISSGSGYNSHSSTNATTVSAAGQSSDGQYNDNIVQLDTSQASTQHSDNPVALQSKAALSSIACQKTPIDPTHIECLGNLPENLESLRHSIMLAQIVSQENRDGDGDFTPRFNADCHLSDHSLGSNYTEEEDRMMQEMSRQATFSMARSHRGTLSAENTQERSGEQYLSQDIMDSESLQAEERIDGNDIVHIPQMAEKRYSWED
- a CDS encoding uncharacterized protein (EggNog:ENOG41~BUSCO:EOG092D0UNZ) encodes the protein MTGHERSVLVLYGSETGNAQDIAEELGRLCQRLHFKSHVEELDAVELSVLLQHQLVIFVISTTGQGDMPHNSLLFWKKLLRKKLPPSCLSRLKYSCFGLGDSTYLKFNWAARKLVRRLDQLGATTFVDICEADEQFPDGIDGSFVRWADDLRKHLLEHYPPPSGLEPIPDDTMLPARWSLGPALAGLLEKAQVVDLSPLILKDSNGTLTAPNLPPPGLLPIPAGRTATLTKNERLTPTEHWQDVRLASFAIPAHQSGGKVHCVPGDCLTLYPKNFPHDVQRLIDLMDWNSIADQPLNLSACESLPRNLYAPACCTLRDLLLNNIDITAIPRRSFLKNMSYFSSDEYHRERLLEFTMTEYMDEYFDYATRSRRSIIEVLDEFTSVKIPAERLLDVFPLIRGRDFSIANGGTSANHPSNKDTTNVELLVAMVKYRTILRKPREGLCSRYLASLHPGSTLRVSYKPVLSPIHGTANSQRPLIAMATGTGVAPVRCLIHERLTHPSPAPMIIFFGNRNRAADYFFKDEWRALSEEAAKKNTELLVFTAFSRDQREKIYVQDLVRREAPRLEKLIPQRAIFAVCGGSSRMADSCKRAVFDPFIEGGDEEARKDMLEAITWWQEIW